One Streptomyces sp. B21-105 genomic region harbors:
- the pheA gene encoding prephenate dehydratase — MPASYAYLGPEGTFTEVALRTLPEAATRQLIPYVSVQSALDAVRAGEAEAAFVPIENSVEGGITATLDALVLGTPLMIYREVLLSITFALLVRPGTELSDIKTVSAHPAAQPQVRNWLKANLPDAVWESAASNADAARLVQEGRYDAAFAGEFTAARYGLTALESGIHDAENAQTRFVLVGRPARPAAPTGSDKTSVVLWQRDDHPGALRDLLGEFATRGVNLMVLQSRPTGAGIGNYCFCIDAEGHITDRRMAEALMGLKRICREVRFLGSYPRAEVSPTDVTVPLPGTSDSEFVAAADWVARCQDGRF, encoded by the coding sequence ATGCCAGCGAGCTATGCGTATCTCGGCCCCGAGGGCACCTTCACGGAGGTCGCCCTGCGCACGCTTCCGGAGGCGGCCACCCGGCAGCTGATCCCTTACGTGTCGGTGCAGTCCGCGCTCGACGCGGTGCGCGCCGGCGAGGCCGAGGCCGCGTTCGTGCCCATCGAGAACTCCGTCGAGGGCGGGATCACCGCCACGCTGGACGCGCTGGTCTTGGGTACGCCGTTGATGATCTACCGCGAGGTACTCCTGTCGATCACCTTCGCGCTGCTCGTCCGGCCCGGCACGGAACTGTCGGACATCAAGACGGTCTCCGCCCACCCGGCGGCGCAGCCCCAGGTGCGCAACTGGCTGAAGGCGAACCTGCCGGACGCCGTCTGGGAGTCGGCCGCCTCGAACGCGGACGCCGCCCGGCTGGTCCAGGAGGGCCGTTACGACGCCGCTTTCGCGGGCGAGTTCACGGCCGCCCGGTACGGGCTCACCGCCCTGGAGAGCGGGATCCACGACGCCGAGAACGCGCAGACCCGGTTCGTGCTGGTGGGCCGGCCCGCCCGGCCTGCCGCGCCGACCGGCTCGGACAAGACGTCCGTGGTGCTGTGGCAGCGGGACGACCATCCCGGCGCTCTGCGCGACCTGCTGGGCGAGTTCGCCACCCGGGGCGTCAACCTCATGGTGCTGCAGTCCCGGCCGACGGGTGCCGGCATCGGCAACTACTGCTTCTGCATCGACGCCGAGGGGCACATCACCGACCGCCGGATGGCCGAGGCGCTCATGGGCCTGAAGCGGATCTGCCGCGAGGTGCGCTTCCTGGGCTCGTATCCGCGTGCGGAAGTGAGCCCGACGGACGTCACCGTGCCGCTGCCGGGGACCTCGGACAGCGAGTTCGTGGCAGCGGCGGACTGGGTGGCGCGCTGCCAGGACGGCCGCTTCTAG
- the serS gene encoding serine--tRNA ligase, translating into MIDLRLLREDPDRARASQRARGEDVALVDALLSADERRRSSGVRFDELRNEQKSLGKLIPKASADEKAELLKKASQLAADVKAADAERDAADAETQELLQRLGNLVHPDVPVGGEEDFVTLETHGTIRDFGAEGFEPKDHLELGQILGAIDVERGAKVSGSRFYFLTGVGALLELALVNAAIAQATAAGFTPMLTPALVRPQSMAGTGFLGQAAQDVYHLDKDDLYLVGTSEVPLAAYHMDEIIDADRLPLRYAGFSPCFRREAGSHGKDTKGIFRVHQFDKVEMFSYVTPEDSQAEHQRLLAWEKQWLSALELPFRVIDVASGDLGSSAARKFDCEAWIPTQGKYRELTSTSDCTEFQSRRLSIRVREGKQIRPLATLNGTLCAVPRTIVAILENHQQADGSVYVPEVLRPYLGGREVLEPVAK; encoded by the coding sequence GTGATTGACCTTCGCCTGCTCCGTGAGGACCCCGACCGTGCGCGCGCCTCCCAGCGCGCCCGTGGAGAGGACGTCGCGCTCGTCGACGCTCTCCTGTCTGCCGATGAACGGCGCAGGTCGTCCGGCGTCCGTTTCGACGAGCTGCGCAACGAGCAGAAGTCGCTCGGCAAGCTCATCCCCAAGGCCTCCGCGGACGAGAAGGCCGAGCTGCTGAAGAAGGCGAGCCAGCTCGCCGCCGACGTCAAGGCAGCCGACGCCGAGCGCGACGCCGCCGACGCCGAGACCCAGGAACTCCTGCAGCGACTCGGCAACCTCGTGCACCCCGACGTGCCCGTGGGCGGCGAGGAGGACTTCGTCACCCTCGAGACGCACGGCACGATCCGCGACTTCGGCGCCGAGGGATTCGAGCCCAAGGACCACCTGGAGCTCGGCCAGATCCTCGGCGCGATCGACGTCGAGCGCGGCGCGAAGGTCTCCGGCTCGCGCTTCTACTTCCTCACCGGCGTCGGCGCCCTGCTGGAGCTGGCCCTGGTGAACGCGGCGATCGCGCAGGCCACGGCGGCCGGGTTCACCCCGATGCTCACCCCCGCGCTGGTACGCCCGCAGTCGATGGCCGGCACCGGCTTCCTCGGCCAGGCCGCCCAGGACGTCTACCACCTCGACAAGGACGACCTCTACCTGGTCGGCACCTCCGAGGTCCCGCTCGCCGCGTACCACATGGACGAGATCATCGACGCGGACAGGCTGCCGCTGCGGTACGCGGGCTTCTCGCCCTGCTTCCGCCGCGAGGCCGGCTCGCACGGCAAGGACACCAAGGGCATCTTCCGCGTCCACCAGTTCGACAAGGTCGAGATGTTCTCGTACGTCACGCCGGAGGACTCGCAGGCCGAGCACCAGCGGCTGCTCGCGTGGGAGAAGCAGTGGCTGTCCGCGCTGGAGCTGCCGTTCCGCGTCATCGACGTCGCGTCCGGCGACCTCGGCTCCTCGGCCGCCCGCAAGTTCGACTGCGAGGCCTGGATCCCGACGCAGGGCAAGTACCGCGAGCTGACCTCGACGTCGGACTGCACCGAGTTCCAGTCCCGCCGTCTGTCGATCCGTGTCCGCGAAGGCAAGCAGATCCGCCCGCTGGCCACGCTCAACGGCACGTTGTGCGCCGTCCCGCGCACGATCGTCGCCATCCTGGAGAACCACCAGCAGGCCGACGGCTCCGTGTACGTGCCCGAGGTGCTGCGCCCGTACCTCGGCGGCCGGGAGGTCCTGGAGCCGGTCGCCAAGTGA
- a CDS encoding HAD family hydrolase, whose product MSTEPAAGQFPHRLIATDLDGTLLRSDDTVSQRTRDVLAAATAAGAVHIVVTGRAVPWTRHILDDLGYDGLAVCGQGAQVYHAGEHRLLTSVTLDRQLAGVALAKIEAEVGPLHLAASRGGLDGEVLVGQGYALRGALQSIPLTDASELWSAPLNKIFIQHPELSDDALAEAARRAAGGFVTVAVAGAGIVELLPLGLSKATGLSLAARRLGLKAADTIAFGDMPNDIPMFAWSAHGVAMANAHEELKSVADDITASNDADGIATTLEPLLP is encoded by the coding sequence GTGAGCACCGAGCCTGCCGCCGGACAGTTCCCCCACCGTCTGATCGCGACCGACCTCGACGGGACGCTCCTGCGCTCCGACGACACGGTCTCGCAGCGCACCCGTGACGTCCTCGCCGCGGCCACCGCGGCGGGGGCCGTGCACATCGTCGTGACCGGCCGCGCGGTCCCGTGGACCCGGCACATCCTCGACGACCTCGGCTACGACGGCCTCGCGGTCTGCGGACAGGGCGCGCAGGTGTACCACGCGGGCGAGCACCGTCTGCTGACGTCGGTGACCCTGGACCGGCAGCTGGCAGGCGTGGCGCTCGCCAAGATCGAGGCAGAGGTCGGTCCACTGCACCTGGCGGCCAGCCGGGGCGGTCTGGACGGGGAAGTGCTGGTGGGGCAGGGATACGCGCTCAGGGGCGCCCTGCAGTCGATCCCGCTGACGGACGCGTCCGAGCTGTGGTCGGCCCCACTGAACAAGATCTTCATCCAGCATCCCGAGCTCTCGGACGACGCCCTGGCCGAGGCGGCCCGCAGAGCCGCGGGAGGTTTCGTCACGGTCGCCGTGGCCGGGGCGGGCATCGTGGAGCTGCTCCCCCTGGGCCTCTCCAAGGCCACGGGCCTCTCGCTGGCCGCCCGCCGTCTGGGTCTCAAGGCCGCCGACACGATCGCCTTCGGCGACATGCCCAACGACATCCCGATGTTCGCCTGGTCCGCCCACGGCGTGGCCATGGCCAACGCCCACGAGGAACTGAAGTCGGTGGCGGACGACATCACCGCCTCCAACGACGCCGACGGCATCGCCACCACCCTGGA